In the Pseudonocardia sediminis genome, GATGGAGGCCGCGAAGAGCGCCGACGTCGCCTGGTTCGCCCTCGACGCGCTGCCCGACCCGGTCGTCCCGCACGAGCTCGCCGTCCTCGAGGCGCTCCGCGCCGGGGGCCCGCCCGCGATCACCACCCACGGCTTCGATTCGTGATCCGGAAAGGCCTAACCTGACGAGGTGAGCGACGTCGCGTCCGACCCCACCGTGCAGGTCTGTGCCGGAGACCCCGAGGCCGGACCGGTCCGAGAGGTCATCGACGCGACGACGGTGCGCCTCGGCGAGCACACCGACGTGCAGCGCCTGCTGCCCCGTCTGGGACGGCGGATGGTCGGCGCCTGGTGCTTCGTCGACACCTACGGCCCGGACGACATCGCCGACGAGCCCGGCATGCAGGTCGCCCCGCACCCGCACACCGGCCTGCAGACGGTCAGCTGGCTCGTCGACGGCGAGGTGCACCACCGCGACTCGGTCGGCAGCGACCAGGTCGTGCGCGCCGGGGAGCTCGGGCTGATGACGGCCGGGCACGGGATCGCGCACTCCGAGCAGTCGCCGGACCCGCACTCCCCGCTCCTGCAGGGCGCCCAGCTGTGGGTGGCGCTTCCCGAGGCGGAGCGCGACATCGAGCCCCGGTTCGAGCACCACACCGACCTGCCGGTCGTCACCGACCGCGGCCTGTCGGCGACGGTCCTGCTCGGCGAGTTCGCCGGTGCGGTCTCCCCGGGCCGTACGCACAGCCCGCTGGCCGGGGTGGACGTCTCGGTCTCCCGGGGCGCGGACGTGCTGCTCCCGCTGCAGCGGGACTGGGAGTACGCGGTGCTCACCGTGTCCGGGCACCCGGACGTCGCCGACGGTGAGCTGGACCCGGGCGCGCTGCTCTACCTGGGCTGCGGGCGCGACGAGGTGCGGCTGCGCGCGGGCAGCGACCACGACCGCCTGCTGCTGATCGGCGGCGCGCCGTTCGACGAGAAGATCGTCATGTTCTGGAACTTCATCGGCCGCAGCTCGCGGGAGATCGAGTCGTTCCGCGAGCAGTGGCAGGACGAGATCGCCGGCTCGGGACCCGGCACGCCGCGCTTCGGTGCGGTGCCCGGCTACGAGGGCGACCCGCTGCCGTCCCCGGAGCTGCCCGCGGCCGGACGCCTGCGCCCGCGCGGACGCGTCGAGCGCCGCCGGTCCTGAGCTCTACTCCGGTTCGACCAGGCAGATCTCGACCGTCACCTCGGGACGCTCGTCGACCGGCTCGTCGGGGTCCCAGGCCCAGTGGAGCACCCACTCGACCTCGTAGTCGTCGCGCGGCCACCCCCGCGGCGCGTGGTTGACCCACTCGCCGGTGCGAGGGATGACCCGGAACCAGCGCAGCTGGCCCTTCTGCTGACCGACCCGGACCAGGGCCGGCACGAGACCGTCGTGTGCGTCGGGCATCCCGGCATGGTGCCAACTCCCACGCGCTCCGCGCTGCCCCCGATCGCCGGACGGCGGTGGACGAGAGCTCCGCTCGCGCGCCCGGGTCGGACGGGAGCTGCTCTCGTGCACGCCCTCGGGGCTACGGCAGCACCGCGCGGAAGCAGTAGCGGTCGAGGCTGAAGAAATAGTCGTCCCGGTCCCGGACGTCGGCGCGCCAGGCGTGGGCGTCGTCGGCGGTCAGACCCTCGCGCCCGGCCACGAAGTCGGTGATCATCTCGATCATGCCGGCGCTGTAGGTGTCGGTGTCGAACTCCGGGTTGAGCAGCGACACCATGTCGACCGTGACGCCGGTGAACCCGGCGGAGCGCAGGCGGGGTCCGAGCGTGCAGCGCAGGCGCGGGTCGGCCAGGTGCGCCTCCCACGCCCGCAGCACGCGGCGGTGCCGGTCCCGGTCGGTCACGTTCCAGACCACCGAGTCCCAGTCCGTGTCGAGCAGCAGCACCCGGCCGCCCGGGCGCAGGACCCGGGCGATCTCGGTCAGCGCCGCCGGGACGTCGGCGACGTACTCCAGGACCTGGGTGGAGACCACGGCGTCGAACGGGCCGTCGGGCAGCGAGCCCGGCCCGTCGATCCCGCGCTCGTCCACCCGGGCCCGGTCGCCACAGCGCTCCCGGGCCATCTCCACCATCGACGGGCTCGGATCGATCCCGTGCGCGACCCCGTCCGGGCCGGCCGCGGCGGCGATCGCCTCCAGCAGCTGACCCGGACCGGTACCGATGTCGAGCACGTGCTCCCCGGGACGCACGTCCAGCAGCGCGAGCGTGCGCTCCCGCTGCGTGACGACGTCGTGCGTGGCGTACGTCCGCGCCACCCGCCGGGCACTCGCCGCGTCGAACGGCAGCATGCCTGCCATCGCGCGGCTACCCGCCGGTGTACCGGGCCGACTCGATCAGCTCGGACACCGCCTCCGGTGGCACCCGGAACGACCGTCCGAACCGGACGGCCGGCAACTCACCACTGTGCACCAGGCGGTACACGGTCATCCGCGAGACCCGCATGCGTTCCGCGACCTCGGCCACGGTCAGGAACGGTGCGTCCTGCCCGGCCCGCTGCTCCGGTATTCCAGCACCCATTCTCGCGACCCCTCCCACGTACTTTGCGTGACGAGACGGTAGCCCAGATGCCGACACCCTCCGGGTGCGTTCACGTCCCCGGTCGGGTGGCATCGTCCGATGACACCTGCCCTGGGTGGTGGCGCGACGACCCAGCGTGACGACGGGCGTCGCGTAGTCTCCGATCGATGAGCCTGACGACGACGTCGGACACGCCGCAGCCGGCCGATCTGGCCCCCGCGGGGTTCGTGGACTCCGACTCCACCGAGGTGCGCGCGTTCACCGCACGGGTGACCGAGGGGGTCGACGACCCGGTCGAGCGGGCCGTCGCGCTGTTCACCGCCGTGCGCGACGAGATCTGGTACGACCCGTTCTGCCTGGTCACCGAGCCCGCCGCCTGCCGCGCGAGCGCGATCGCGGAGCAGGGCAACAACTGGTGCGTCCCGAAGGCCGTGCTGCTCACCGCGGCCGCGCGGGCCGCCGGCATCCCGGCCCGGCTCGGGTTCGCCGACGTGCGCAACCACCTCAACACCGAACGGCTGCGCGCCCGGATGGGCGGCGCCGACCTGTTCGTCTTCCACGGCTACACCGCCCTGCACCTCGACGGGCGCTGGGTGAAGGCCACCCCGGCGTTCAACGCCGAGCTCTGCGCCCGCTTCGGCGTCGACCCGATCGACTTCGACGGCCGCACCGACGCGCTGATGCACCCCTACGACGGCGCCGGGGACGAGTACATGGAGTACGTCCACGACCGCGGCCAGTACACCGACCTGCCACTCGACGAGCTGCTCACGACGTTCCGTGAGCACTACGGCGAGGCCATGTTCGCCGCCGACGACCGGGGAGCCGACACGTTCACCCGGTGAGCGTGACGCGCTCCCGCAGCCCGGCCGCGAGCCCGGCGATCGTCAGCAGGTCGACGACGCCTCCACCGACCTCGGCCAGGCGCCGCCGCCGGATACCGGCCATCCGCAGCCGCAGGTGCATCCGGGTCCCGGCGCCCTCGGCGCGCGCCACGATCGCCCAGCTCAACCGGATCCGGCCCCGGGCCGACCGGTGCACCAG is a window encoding:
- a CDS encoding pirin family protein, giving the protein MSDVASDPTVQVCAGDPEAGPVREVIDATTVRLGEHTDVQRLLPRLGRRMVGAWCFVDTYGPDDIADEPGMQVAPHPHTGLQTVSWLVDGEVHHRDSVGSDQVVRAGELGLMTAGHGIAHSEQSPDPHSPLLQGAQLWVALPEAERDIEPRFEHHTDLPVVTDRGLSATVLLGEFAGAVSPGRTHSPLAGVDVSVSRGADVLLPLQRDWEYAVLTVSGHPDVADGELDPGALLYLGCGRDEVRLRAGSDHDRLLLIGGAPFDEKIVMFWNFIGRSSREIESFREQWQDEIAGSGPGTPRFGAVPGYEGDPLPSPELPAAGRLRPRGRVERRRS
- a CDS encoding methyltransferase domain-containing protein; this encodes MAGMLPFDAASARRVARTYATHDVVTQRERTLALLDVRPGEHVLDIGTGPGQLLEAIAAAAGPDGVAHGIDPSPSMVEMARERCGDRARVDERGIDGPGSLPDGPFDAVVSTQVLEYVADVPAALTEIARVLRPGGRVLLLDTDWDSVVWNVTDRDRHRRVLRAWEAHLADPRLRCTLGPRLRSAGFTGVTVDMVSLLNPEFDTDTYSAGMIEMITDFVAGREGLTADDAHAWRADVRDRDDYFFSLDRYCFRAVLP
- a CDS encoding helix-turn-helix domain-containing protein, whose product is MGAGIPEQRAGQDAPFLTVAEVAERMRVSRMTVYRLVHSGELPAVRFGRSFRVPPEAVSELIESARYTGG
- a CDS encoding transglutaminase-like domain-containing protein; this translates as MSLTTTSDTPQPADLAPAGFVDSDSTEVRAFTARVTEGVDDPVERAVALFTAVRDEIWYDPFCLVTEPAACRASAIAEQGNNWCVPKAVLLTAAARAAGIPARLGFADVRNHLNTERLRARMGGADLFVFHGYTALHLDGRWVKATPAFNAELCARFGVDPIDFDGRTDALMHPYDGAGDEYMEYVHDRGQYTDLPLDELLTTFREHYGEAMFAADDRGADTFTR